A window of the Oncorhynchus masou masou isolate Uvic2021 chromosome 13, UVic_Omas_1.1, whole genome shotgun sequence genome harbors these coding sequences:
- the LOC135552205 gene encoding retinoic acid receptor RXR-beta-A isoform X1, which produces MGDSRDSRSPDSSSVSSPPSGQRSPPLTPTAAAMTSLPPVTSAVNSPISSMGSPFSVISSSLGSPCLPGTPSVGYGPISSPQINSTVSMSGLHAVSSSDDVKPPFGLGGHSPGGPMLSQKRLCAICGDRSSGKHYGVHSCEGCKGFFKRTVRKDLSYTCRDNKDCLVDKRQRNRCQYCRYQKCLACGMKREVVQDERQRSVQEERQRNKERESEVESTSAINEEMPVEKILEAEMAVEQKTELHADGSSGDSSVNPNDPVTNICQAADKQLFTLVEWAKRVPHFSELALDDQVILLRAGWNELLIASFSHRSISVKDGILLATGLHVHRNSAHSAGVGAIFDRESAHNAEVGAIFDRVLTELVSKMRDMQMDKTELGCLRAIILFNPDAKGLSSPSEVELLREKVYASLESYCKQRYPDQQGRFAKLLLRLPALRSIGLKCLEHLFFFKLIGDTPIDTFLMEMLEAPHQLT; this is translated from the exons ATTCCCGCAGCCCAGACAGCTCCTCTGTGTCCTCCCCTCCCTCGGGCCAGCGCTCGCCACCCCTGACCCCCACAGCTGCTGCCATGACTTCTCTGCCGCCCGTCACTTCGGCCGTCAACAGCCCCATCAGCAGCATGGGCTCGCCCTTCTCTGTCATCAGCTCCTCCCTGGGGTCGCCCTGCCTGCCCGGGACACCCTCGGTGGGCTATGGCCCCATCAGCAGCCCCCAG ATCAACTCCACAGTGTCCATGTCGGGGCTGCACGCGGTCAGCAGCTCGGATGACGTGAAGCCTCCGTTCGGGCTGGGAGGCCACAGCCCAGGGGGCCCCATGCTCTCCCAAAAGCGCCTGTGTGCCATCTGTGGTGACCGCTCCTCCG gtaaGCACTACGGAGTGCACAGCTGCGAGGGCTGCAAGGGTTTCTTCAAGCGCACGGTGCGCAAGGACCTGAGCTACACCTGCCGGGACAACAAGGACTGCCTGGTGGACAAGCGCCAGCGCAACCGCTGCCAGTACTGCCGCTACCAGAAGTGCCTGGCCTGTGGCATGAAGAGGGAAG TGGTCCAAGATGAACGACAGAGAT CCGTGCAGGAAGAGCGCCAGAGGAACAAGGAGCGGGAGAGCGAGGTGGAGTCGACCAGTGCCATCAACGAGGAGATGCCCGTGGAAAAGATCTTAGAGGCTGAGATGGCTGTGGAACAGAAGACCGAGCTGCATGCCGATGGGAGCTCCGGGGACAGCtcggtaaat cCCAACGACCCGGTCACCAACATCTGCCAGGCTGCAGACAAGCAGCTGTTTACCCTGGTGGAGTGGGCCAAGAGGGTCCCCCACTTCTCTGAGCTGGCCCTGGACGACCAGGTCATCCTGCTACGTGCCG gttgGAACGAGCTGCTGATCGCTTCCTTCTCTCACCGCTCCATCAGTGTGAAGGACGGCATCCTATTGGCCACCGGCCTACACGTGCACAGGAACAGCGCCCACAGTGCCGGCGTGGGAGCCATCTTCGACAG GGAGAGTGCGCACAATGCAGAGGTTGGAGCCATATTTGACAG AGTTCTCACGGAGCTGGTCAGTAAGATGAGAGACATGCAGATGGACAAGACCGAGCTCGGCTGCCTCCGAGCCATCATCCTCTTCAACCCAG ATGCCAAGGGCCTGTCCAGCCCCAGTGAAGTGGAGTTGCTGAGGGAGAAGGTGTATGCATCGCTGGAGTCCTATTGTAAACAGAGATACCCCGACCAGCAGGGCAG GTTCGCTAAGCTCCTCCTCCGGCTGCCAGCGCTGCGCTCCATTGGCCTGAAGTGCCTGGAGCACCTGTTTTTCTTCAAGCTGATTGGCGACACCCCTATCGACACGTTCCTCATGGAGATGCTAGAGGCGCCCCACCAGCTGACCTAA